CAAGTACCTCGGTGTCTCGGTCGAGGGCCCGTTCAAGTCCGACGAGTACCGCTACTGATCGATCGCGCACGGCGGCCCCGCGGTGTCGGGGCCGCCGTTCGCACGCCCGCCAGGGGGGAGGGTGCAAGATGGTGACCATGAGTGAGGCCGCGCCGCAGGACGACTACGCGACCAAGGGTCGGGTCCTCGTCGTCGACGACGACGCCTCGTTGGCCGAGATGCTCACCATCGTGCTGCGCCAGGAGGGCTTCGACTCGCGCATGTGCCTGCGCGGCGACGAGGCAGTCGAGGCGTTCCGCGACTACCGCCCCGACGTCGTCCTGCTCGACCTGATGCTGCCGGGTCGCGACGGCATCGACGTGTGCAAGGAGATCCGCGCCGAGTCCGGCGTCCCGATCGTCATGCTCACCGCCAAGGGCGACACCGTCGACGTCGTGGTCGGCCTGGAGTCCGGCGCTGACGACTACGTCGTCAAGCCGTTCAAGCCCAAGGAGCTCGTGGCCCGCATCCGGGCGCGCGTACGCCGCTTCGATGCGACCGCGCAGGCCGAGACCCTCACCATCGGCGACGTCCACATCGACGTCGCCGGTCACCAGGTCACCCGCGGCGGTCGCCCGGTGAGCCTGACGCCCCTGGAGTTCGACCTCCTCGTCTGCCTGGCCCGCAAGCCCTGGCAGGTCTTCAGCCGCGAGGTGCTGCTCGAGCAGGTCTGGGGCTACCGGCACGCCGCGGACACCCGCCTGGTCAACGTGCACGTCCAGCGGCTGCGCTCCAAGGTCGAGCACGACCCGGAGAACCCCGAGATCGTGGTGACCGTGCGAGGCGTCGGCTACAAGGCCGGCACCGCCTGAGCGGGCGACGGGTGGCCGCGCTCACCTTCTGGCGCCGCTCCATCCAGGCACGGGTGGTGGCCAGCACCCTCGTGCTGTCCTTCGTGGTGGTCAGCGTCGTCGGCTGGTTCCTGCTGCGGCAGACCCGCGACGGACTGCTCGACGACCGTGTCGACGCGGTGGTGGCCGAGGCGCTCGACGAGACCGAGGACGCCCGCACCCGGCTCGCGTCGGCGACGCTCAGCGACGTCGACGCCGCTGAGCAGCAGCGGGCGCTGGTCGACCCGATCATCCAGCGCGGCCTGACCCGCGACTTCGCCGTCGTGCTGGCCGGGCCGGCCGGCCCCAGCGGCGTGGCAGCCGACCCGGGCGGCGGCGGCGCGACGTACACCTTCGGCCTGGACCGCACCTCGGTGCCGGGCTCGCTCGTCGACCACTTCTCCTCGGTCGCCACGCCGTCGTGGACCTACACCACGATCCGGCGGCTGGCCCCGGGCGGTGAGTCGGTGCTCTCCGAGCCGGGGATCGCCGTCGGATCGCAGGTGACGCTGCCGGCCGACGGTCGCACCTACACCCTCTACCTGCTCTTCCCGACCTCCGAGGACGAGGAGACCCTCGCCCTGGTCACGCGCGCCCTGCTCACCGCGGGCGTGTTGCTGCTCCTGCTGGTCGCCGGGGTGACCTGGCTGGTGGCCCAGCAGGTCGTCACGCCGATCCGGATGGCCCGTCGGGTCGCCGAGCGGCTGGCGGCGGGGCAGCTCCAGGAGCGGCTGGAGGTCTCCGGCGAGGACGACCTGGCCAGGCTGGCGACCTCGTTCAACCAGATGGCCTCCAACCTCCAGCGCCAGATCCGCCAGCTGGAGGAGCTGAGCCGGGTCCAGCGCCGCTTCGTCTCCGACGTCTCCCACGAGCTGCGCACCCCGCTGACCACGGTGCGGATGGCCGGCGACGTCCTCCACGACGCGAAGGGCTCCTTCGACCCGGTCACCGCACGGGCCGCGGAACTGCTGCAGACCGAGCTCGACCGCTTCGAGACGCTGCTGGCGGACCTGCTGGAGATCAGCCGCTTCGACGCCGGCGCGGCCCAGCTCGAGGTCGACGACGTCAACCTCGTCGACGTCGCCCACCGCGTCGTCGACAGCACCCGGCCGCTGGCCGACCAGCGCGGCGTGCGGCTGGTGGTCCGGGCCCCCGACCGTCCCTGCCTGGCCGAGGCCGACGTACGCCGGGTGGAGCGTGTCCTGCGCAACCTGGTCAGCAACGCGATCGACCACGCCGGTCCCCGTCGGCCGGGCGCGACGCCGACGGTGGTGGTCCGGGTGGCCGGTGACGACCACGCCGCCGCCGTCGCCGTGCGCGACCACGGGGTCGGCCTGGCGCCGGGGGAGTCGGCGATGGTGTTCAACCGGTTCTGGCGCGCCGACCCGGCGCGGGCGCGCACGTCGGGCGGCACCGGCCTGGGGCTGTCGATCTCCCTGGAGGACGCCCACCTGCACGGCGGCTGGCTGCAGGCCTGGGGTCGTCCCTCGGAGGGGGCCCAGTTCCGGCTGACGCTGCCGCGTCGCAACGGCGACCCGCTGCGACGCAGCCCGATCCCGTTGATCCCCGACGACGTCGTGGAGTCGGTGTGAGGCGCCGGGTCGCCGCCGGCGTGGTCGCGGCCGCCTGCCTGAGTGCGCTGTCGGGCTGCGTGTCGCTGCCGGAGACCGGGCCGGTGGTGGAGGTGGAGGAGTCGCGCGGCTCGTCGAC
This genomic window from Nocardioides marinus contains:
- the mtrA gene encoding MtrAB system response regulator MtrA; the encoded protein is MVTMSEAAPQDDYATKGRVLVVDDDASLAEMLTIVLRQEGFDSRMCLRGDEAVEAFRDYRPDVVLLDLMLPGRDGIDVCKEIRAESGVPIVMLTAKGDTVDVVVGLESGADDYVVKPFKPKELVARIRARVRRFDATAQAETLTIGDVHIDVAGHQVTRGGRPVSLTPLEFDLLVCLARKPWQVFSREVLLEQVWGYRHAADTRLVNVHVQRLRSKVEHDPENPEIVVTVRGVGYKAGTA
- the mtrB gene encoding MtrAB system histidine kinase MtrB, whose amino-acid sequence is MAALTFWRRSIQARVVASTLVLSFVVVSVVGWFLLRQTRDGLLDDRVDAVVAEALDETEDARTRLASATLSDVDAAEQQRALVDPIIQRGLTRDFAVVLAGPAGPSGVAADPGGGGATYTFGLDRTSVPGSLVDHFSSVATPSWTYTTIRRLAPGGESVLSEPGIAVGSQVTLPADGRTYTLYLLFPTSEDEETLALVTRALLTAGVLLLLLVAGVTWLVAQQVVTPIRMARRVAERLAAGQLQERLEVSGEDDLARLATSFNQMASNLQRQIRQLEELSRVQRRFVSDVSHELRTPLTTVRMAGDVLHDAKGSFDPVTARAAELLQTELDRFETLLADLLEISRFDAGAAQLEVDDVNLVDVAHRVVDSTRPLADQRGVRLVVRAPDRPCLAEADVRRVERVLRNLVSNAIDHAGPRRPGATPTVVVRVAGDDHAAAVAVRDHGVGLAPGESAMVFNRFWRADPARARTSGGTGLGLSISLEDAHLHGGWLQAWGRPSEGAQFRLTLPRRNGDPLRRSPIPLIPDDVVESV